The Nocardioides sp. S5 genome includes a window with the following:
- a CDS encoding SDR family NAD(P)-dependent oxidoreductase, protein MKTLDDKVAAVTGAGSGIGRALALELAGRGCRLALSDVDAAGLEETERLLTGRARAVTTTVVDVADEAAVLAWADEVVADHGRANLVVNNAGVALSGTVASLSTEDYRWIMGVNFWGVVHGTKAFLPHLEASGEGHVVNISSVFGLTAQPLMSGYNASKYAVRGFTESLRQDLALTRSCVSATCVHPGGIKTNIARAARVDASVAGATGKSAEASSKEFERSFITTPAKAAEVIVEAVRKDKRRVLIGPDARVFDAMARVAPAGYQRLITGVVRSRGAK, encoded by the coding sequence ATGAAGACCCTCGACGACAAGGTCGCCGCCGTCACCGGGGCGGGCTCCGGCATCGGCCGCGCCCTGGCCCTCGAGCTGGCCGGCCGCGGCTGCCGGCTCGCCCTGTCCGACGTCGACGCCGCCGGGCTTGAAGAGACCGAGCGGCTGCTCACCGGCCGCGCCCGCGCGGTGACGACCACGGTGGTCGACGTCGCCGACGAGGCCGCGGTGCTCGCCTGGGCCGACGAGGTCGTCGCGGACCACGGCCGCGCGAACCTCGTCGTCAACAATGCCGGCGTCGCCCTGTCCGGCACCGTCGCCTCGCTCTCGACCGAGGACTACCGCTGGATCATGGGGGTGAACTTCTGGGGCGTGGTCCACGGCACGAAGGCGTTCCTGCCCCACCTCGAGGCCTCCGGCGAGGGCCACGTGGTCAACATCTCCAGCGTCTTCGGCCTCACCGCCCAGCCGCTGATGAGCGGCTACAACGCCAGCAAGTACGCCGTACGCGGCTTCACCGAGTCGCTGCGCCAGGACCTCGCGCTGACGCGGTCCTGCGTGAGCGCGACGTGCGTGCACCCAGGCGGCATCAAGACCAACATCGCCCGCGCCGCGCGGGTCGACGCCAGCGTCGCGGGCGCGACCGGCAAGTCCGCGGAGGCCTCCTCGAAGGAGTTCGAGAGGTCGTTCATCACCACCCCCGCCAAGGCGGCCGAGGTGATCGTCGAGGCGGTCCGCAAGGACAAGCGCCGGGTGCTCATCGGGCCCGATGCCCGGGTCTTCGACGCGATGGCCCGCGTCGCCCCGGCCGGCTACCAGCGCCTGATCACCGGCGTCGTGCGCTCGCGGGGTGCCAAGTGA
- a CDS encoding ribose-phosphate diphosphokinase yields MKRTTEKNLMVFSGRAHPDLSHEVVDLLECGLVPQSAYEFANGELYVRYEESVRGCDAFVIQSHTAPINEWIMEHLIMVDALKRASAKRITVVMPFYGYARQDKKHRGREPISARLVADLFKTAGADRLITVDLHADQIQGFFDGPVDHLMALPILTDYVKAKYGDQQLAVVSPDAGRIKVAERWSARLGGVPLAFIHKSRRTDVANEVVANRVVGEVKGKICILTDDMIDTGGTIVKAAEACMAEGAAGVIIAATHPILSDPAVDRLKNSSAMEVVVTNTLPVPADKQFDKLTTLSIAPLIARAIREVFEDGSVTSMFDGHA; encoded by the coding sequence ATGAAGCGGACCACCGAGAAGAACCTGATGGTCTTCAGCGGCCGGGCGCACCCCGACCTCTCCCACGAGGTCGTCGACCTCCTCGAGTGCGGACTCGTGCCGCAGAGCGCCTACGAGTTCGCCAACGGTGAGCTCTACGTCCGCTACGAGGAGTCCGTGCGGGGGTGCGACGCCTTCGTGATCCAGAGCCACACCGCTCCCATCAACGAGTGGATCATGGAGCACCTGATCATGGTCGACGCCCTGAAGCGGGCGTCGGCGAAGCGGATCACCGTGGTCATGCCGTTCTACGGCTACGCCCGCCAGGACAAGAAGCACCGCGGCCGCGAGCCGATCTCGGCGCGCCTGGTGGCCGACCTGTTCAAGACCGCCGGCGCCGACCGGCTGATCACCGTCGACCTCCACGCCGACCAGATCCAGGGCTTCTTCGACGGCCCGGTCGATCACCTGATGGCGCTGCCGATCCTCACCGACTACGTCAAGGCCAAGTACGGCGACCAGCAGCTCGCCGTGGTGTCGCCCGACGCCGGCCGGATCAAGGTCGCCGAGCGCTGGTCGGCCCGCCTCGGCGGCGTACCCCTCGCCTTCATCCACAAGTCGCGGCGCACCGACGTGGCCAACGAGGTCGTCGCCAACCGCGTGGTCGGCGAGGTCAAGGGCAAGATCTGCATCCTCACCGACGACATGATCGACACCGGCGGCACGATCGTGAAGGCCGCCGAGGCCTGCATGGCCGAGGGCGCGGCCGGCGTGATCATCGCCGCCACCCACCCGATCCTCTCCGACCCCGCGGTCGACCGGTTGAAGAACTCCTCCGCCATGGAGGTCGTGGTCACCAACACGCTCCCGGTGCCGGCCGACAAGCAGTTCGACAAGCTCACCACGCTCTCGATCGCGCCGCTCATCGCGCGGGCGATCCGCGAGGTGTTCGAGGACGGCAGCGTGACGTCGATGTTCGATGGGCATGCCTAG
- a CDS encoding 50S ribosomal protein L25/general stress protein Ctc yields the protein MSAPEKIVAEARTEFGKGAARRIRREDKIPAVIYGHGNDPVHVILPGHQTMMALKHGGANALLALAIDGKEQLALTKDVQVDPIRRVIEHLDFVAVIRGEKVTVDVPIHVLGEAGPDTLVVNENTVVSVEAEATHIPEFFEVSVEGLPAGTQILAKDLDLPSGTTLLADEELLIVNVTEQMSAEALEAELEEAEADLGIEHDVSDAEIADAQTEAKAADAAQESGEATDSE from the coding sequence ATGTCTGCCCCCGAGAAGATCGTCGCCGAGGCCCGCACCGAGTTCGGCAAGGGCGCTGCCCGCCGCATCCGTCGCGAGGACAAGATCCCCGCGGTCATCTACGGCCACGGCAACGACCCGGTCCACGTGATCCTGCCCGGCCACCAGACGATGATGGCCCTCAAGCACGGCGGCGCCAACGCGCTCCTCGCGCTCGCCATCGACGGCAAGGAGCAGCTCGCGCTGACCAAGGACGTCCAGGTCGACCCGATCCGCCGCGTCATCGAGCACCTCGACTTCGTCGCCGTCATCCGCGGCGAGAAGGTCACCGTCGACGTCCCGATCCACGTCCTGGGCGAGGCCGGCCCCGACACGCTGGTCGTCAACGAGAACACGGTCGTCTCCGTCGAGGCCGAGGCCACCCACATCCCCGAGTTCTTCGAGGTCTCCGTCGAGGGCCTGCCCGCCGGCACCCAGATCCTCGCCAAGGACCTCGACCTCCCGTCGGGCACCACGCTGCTCGCCGACGAGGAGCTGCTCATCGTCAACGTGACCGAGCAGATGTCCGCCGAGGCCCTCGAGGCCGAGCTGGAGGAGGCCGAGGCCGACCTCGGCATCGAGCACGACGTGTCCGACGCCGAGATCGCCGACGCCCAGACCGAGGCCAAGGCCGCGGACGCCGCGCAGGAGTCCGGCGAGGCCACCGACTCCGAGTGA
- a CDS encoding TetR/AcrR family transcriptional regulator has translation MSGRTYAGESASDRSGRRRRQLLDAGLELFGTAGYRATTVRLLCREARVSDRYFYEQFDSTEDLLVAVYDECTARLEAAVLTALGDGTGDVGDLARRGLDAFLAHVEEDPRLARVVWFEVLGVSTRVESTYLSRMQRFGHLMLGVLAERDDIAPLPDAAHELMASAAVGAVSNAVVTWSITGFTTERAVVTESLAQFLAGAATALARPTAAT, from the coding sequence GTGAGCGGGCGGACCTATGCCGGGGAGTCGGCGAGCGACCGCTCGGGACGTCGGCGGCGTCAGCTGCTCGACGCGGGACTCGAGCTCTTCGGCACCGCGGGCTACCGCGCGACGACCGTGCGGCTGCTGTGCCGCGAGGCCCGGGTCAGCGACCGCTACTTCTACGAGCAGTTCGACTCCACCGAGGACCTCCTGGTGGCGGTGTACGACGAGTGCACCGCCCGGCTCGAGGCAGCCGTGCTGACCGCGCTCGGAGACGGCACCGGCGACGTCGGCGACCTGGCCAGGCGCGGGCTCGACGCCTTCCTCGCCCACGTCGAGGAGGACCCCCGGCTGGCGCGCGTCGTGTGGTTCGAGGTGCTGGGCGTCAGCACGCGCGTCGAGTCGACGTACCTGTCCCGGATGCAGCGCTTCGGCCACCTGATGCTCGGGGTGCTGGCCGAGCGCGACGACATTGCCCCCCTGCCCGACGCCGCGCACGAGCTGATGGCGAGTGCCGCTGTCGGGGCGGTGAGCAACGCCGTGGTGACGTGGTCGATCACGGGCTTCACGACCGAGCGCGCGGTGGTCACCGAGTCGCTCGCGCAGTTCCTCGCCGGCGCCGCCACGGCTCTGGCGCGACCGACCGCGGCGACGTGA
- the pepN gene encoding aminopeptidase N, with the protein MLPEARERAVLLTDVHTEVHLDLTSTDAFTVEARITFDCTQPGASTFLELTGASDVTLDGEPAAYVDGRIALPDLAAHNEVRVTARMPYVTDGDGMTVTIDPADGERYVCAHTSMDITQKVIPCFDQPDVKSTFAVTVTAPAHWTVLANGPLEQRTPGEGDDTAPHTWTFGTTPPFSSYLFTLVGGPWVSVTWDEPYAPAPGGTLPFGWHARASQERELRRDADELRRITSTCFQHYTSVFEPEYPYADYQQVFAPGLNWGAMEFPGCVVYRDEGLTQGTPTELQRQWLASTIAHEMAHMWFGDLVTMKWWEDSWLNESFADFMGYDVAGVAAGYTDAWTSAAITRKPTGYRADRRRSTHPIAEDTDKVVDVDTAFANFDMITYAKGNAALKQLGHWLGQEDFLAGVNTHLNAHAFGNADLAAFLDSLDSATEHDVRAWAAAWLRTTGFDTLVVTRDDAGVPVLHREGSRPHRLTVSAYDDAMQLVGSRDVHLGEEPVRLEEFAGLVVVPNSGDETFAVIRPDEQSWAAITAGLSSVESHLTRAVLWWTAVDLAESQVISVGDLVALADRHLRPESHPLVVEGVLRALQLVTRGHDEPGEVAAHLAVVADIARGAVEGGDPLLAPGASRVLARLSADRTFLVQWLERDDVDPSVRWAAVHRLAELGDPSHIDAEAERDQSVAGHHAALSARAAVPTAEAKAEMWQRLMGGDLSTHELDAVGAGFWGWEQADLVEPYLTRYVTDGLALALRSGQAMADSIGDAFPRLPLTRAVRRQLRATVAEALATGDVPTVLARAWNDALDDLDRTL; encoded by the coding sequence ATGCTCCCCGAGGCGCGCGAGCGCGCCGTCCTGCTGACCGACGTCCACACCGAGGTGCACCTCGACCTCACCTCCACCGACGCCTTCACGGTCGAGGCGCGGATCACCTTCGACTGCACGCAGCCGGGAGCCTCGACGTTCCTCGAGCTCACCGGCGCCTCGGACGTCACCCTCGACGGCGAGCCGGCGGCGTACGTCGACGGGCGGATCGCGCTGCCTGACCTCGCGGCGCACAACGAGGTCCGCGTCACCGCGCGGATGCCCTACGTCACCGACGGCGACGGCATGACCGTGACGATCGACCCGGCCGACGGCGAGCGCTACGTCTGCGCGCACACGTCGATGGACATCACCCAGAAGGTGATCCCCTGCTTCGACCAGCCCGACGTCAAGTCGACCTTCGCCGTCACCGTCACCGCCCCCGCGCACTGGACGGTCCTCGCCAACGGCCCGCTCGAGCAGCGCACGCCGGGCGAGGGTGACGACACGGCCCCGCACACCTGGACCTTCGGCACGACCCCGCCGTTCTCGTCCTACCTGTTCACGCTCGTGGGCGGGCCGTGGGTGTCGGTCACCTGGGACGAGCCGTACGCCCCCGCGCCGGGCGGCACGCTGCCCTTCGGCTGGCACGCGCGGGCCTCGCAGGAGCGCGAGCTGCGCCGCGACGCCGACGAGCTGCGCCGCATCACCAGCACCTGCTTCCAGCACTACACGAGCGTCTTCGAGCCGGAGTACCCCTACGCCGACTACCAGCAGGTCTTCGCTCCGGGCCTGAACTGGGGCGCGATGGAGTTCCCCGGCTGCGTCGTCTACCGCGACGAGGGCCTGACCCAGGGCACGCCCACCGAGCTGCAGCGGCAGTGGCTGGCCTCGACGATCGCGCACGAGATGGCGCACATGTGGTTCGGCGACCTCGTCACGATGAAGTGGTGGGAGGACTCGTGGCTCAACGAGTCCTTCGCCGACTTCATGGGCTACGACGTCGCCGGTGTCGCCGCGGGCTACACCGACGCCTGGACCTCGGCGGCGATCACCCGCAAGCCCACCGGCTACCGCGCGGACCGCCGCCGCTCCACGCACCCGATCGCCGAAGACACCGACAAGGTTGTCGACGTCGACACCGCCTTCGCCAACTTCGACATGATCACCTACGCCAAGGGCAACGCCGCGCTCAAGCAGCTGGGCCACTGGCTCGGCCAGGAGGACTTCCTCGCCGGCGTCAACACCCACCTCAACGCGCACGCCTTCGGCAACGCCGACCTCGCGGCGTTCCTGGACTCCCTCGACTCCGCCACCGAGCACGACGTACGCGCGTGGGCGGCGGCGTGGCTGCGCACGACCGGCTTCGACACCCTCGTCGTCACCCGCGACGACGCGGGGGTCCCGGTCCTGCACCGCGAGGGATCGCGACCGCACCGCCTCACCGTGTCGGCGTACGACGACGCGATGCAGCTCGTCGGCTCCCGCGACGTGCACCTCGGCGAGGAGCCGGTGCGGCTCGAGGAGTTCGCCGGACTGGTCGTGGTGCCCAACTCCGGCGACGAGACCTTCGCGGTCATCCGGCCCGACGAGCAGTCGTGGGCCGCGATCACCGCCGGGCTGTCGTCGGTCGAGTCCCACCTGACCCGCGCGGTCCTGTGGTGGACCGCGGTCGACCTCGCCGAGTCGCAGGTCATCAGCGTGGGTGACCTGGTCGCGCTGGCCGACCGGCACCTGCGGCCCGAGTCGCACCCGCTGGTCGTCGAGGGCGTGCTGCGCGCGCTCCAGCTCGTGACGCGCGGCCACGACGAGCCGGGAGAGGTCGCCGCGCACCTCGCGGTCGTCGCCGACATCGCCCGCGGCGCCGTCGAGGGCGGCGACCCGCTCCTCGCGCCCGGCGCGTCCCGGGTGCTGGCGCGGCTGAGCGCCGACCGGACCTTCCTCGTCCAGTGGCTCGAGCGCGACGACGTCGACCCGAGCGTGCGGTGGGCCGCGGTCCACCGGCTCGCCGAGCTCGGCGACCCCTCCCACATCGACGCCGAGGCCGAGCGCGACCAGTCGGTGGCCGGCCACCACGCCGCGCTGTCGGCGCGCGCCGCTGTCCCGACCGCCGAGGCCAAGGCCGAGATGTGGCAGCGCCTCATGGGCGGCGACCTCAGCACCCACGAGCTGGACGCCGTCGGGGCCGGCTTCTGGGGCTGGGAGCAGGCCGACCTGGTCGAGCCCTACCTCACCCGCTACGTCACCGACGGGCTCGCCCTCGCGCTCCGATCGGGCCAGGCGATGGCCGACAGCATCGGCGACGCCTTCCCGCGCCTGCCGCTCACCCGCGCCGTGCGCCGCCAGCTGCGCGCCACGGTCGCCGAGGCGCTTGCGACCGGCGATGTCCCCACGGTCCTGGCGCGGGCGTGGAACGACGCGCTCGACGACCTCGACCGGACGCTCTGA
- a CDS encoding alpha/beta fold hydrolase, with amino-acid sequence MSRRTASRRTAIAARAYAAATAAEARAYGLRERRVDVGDCSLALLEGGPADAPAVVLVHGYSADRVVWVRFARHLLRDHRVIVPELAGHGATGFTSGIGHSAPAQAARLATLLDRLGIVSAHVGGNSMGGFVAATLAIEHPDRVASLLLSDAVGVASPQPSEADLLFRQGRNPFLLESVAAFPDFYAMTMARPPFLPAALRAAVAADYVARRDQLAEIFADFYGVATLDDRLGEITAPTLVMWGEEDRLVHPSTARAWAAGIAGARTVLYPGIGHMPMLEVPGRSAADYRDFLARVAAADRRRDEVP; translated from the coding sequence GTGAGTCGGCGCACGGCGAGTCGGCGCACGGCGATCGCCGCACGGGCGTACGCCGCCGCGACCGCCGCGGAGGCGCGGGCGTACGGCCTGCGCGAGCGACGCGTCGACGTCGGGGACTGCTCCCTCGCCCTCCTCGAGGGCGGGCCGGCCGACGCGCCCGCGGTCGTGCTGGTCCACGGCTACTCCGCCGACCGGGTCGTGTGGGTGCGCTTCGCGCGCCACCTGCTGCGCGACCACCGGGTGATCGTGCCGGAGCTGGCCGGGCACGGCGCGACCGGCTTCACCAGCGGCATCGGCCACTCGGCCCCCGCGCAGGCGGCGCGGCTCGCGACCCTGCTCGACCGCCTCGGCATCGTCTCCGCCCACGTCGGCGGGAACTCCATGGGCGGCTTCGTGGCCGCCACCCTGGCCATCGAGCACCCCGACCGGGTCGCCTCGTTGCTGCTCAGCGACGCGGTCGGCGTCGCCTCGCCCCAGCCGAGCGAGGCCGACCTGCTCTTCCGCCAGGGCCGCAACCCGTTCCTGCTCGAGAGCGTCGCGGCCTTCCCCGACTTCTACGCCATGACCATGGCGCGCCCGCCCTTCCTGCCCGCCGCGCTGCGGGCCGCGGTCGCCGCCGACTACGTCGCCCGGAGGGACCAGCTCGCCGAGATCTTCGCCGACTTCTACGGCGTCGCGACCCTCGACGACCGGCTCGGCGAGATCACCGCGCCCACCCTGGTGATGTGGGGCGAGGAGGACCGCCTGGTCCACCCGAGCACCGCGCGGGCGTGGGCCGCGGGCATCGCGGGCGCCCGGACGGTGCTCTACCCCGGCATCGGCCACATGCCGATGCTGGAGGTGCCGGGACGCAGCGCGGCCGACTACCGCGACTTCCTGGCCCGGGTCGCCGCAGCTGACCGACGTCGGGACGAAGTGCCCTAG
- the pth gene encoding aminoacyl-tRNA hydrolase: MSDAPTSEVWLVVGLGNPGPAHAGHRHNIGYLVTDELASRMGSSFRSHKSGRADVVEGRLSLGGPRVVLARGRGYMNESGGPVKALATFYKVAPDHVIAIHDELDIAFGTLRVKLGGGDNGHNGLKSMRSSLGTGDFYRVRAGIGRPPGRQDVADFVLSNYSTVERKELPFQVGDAADAVESLITEGLEKTQQRFNS, translated from the coding sequence ATGAGTGACGCCCCCACCTCCGAGGTGTGGCTCGTCGTGGGCCTGGGCAACCCCGGCCCCGCCCACGCCGGGCACCGCCACAACATCGGCTACCTCGTCACCGACGAGCTCGCGAGCCGGATGGGGAGCTCCTTCCGGTCGCACAAGTCCGGCCGGGCCGACGTCGTGGAGGGCCGGCTGTCGCTCGGCGGCCCCCGGGTCGTGCTGGCCCGCGGACGCGGCTACATGAACGAGTCCGGTGGTCCGGTCAAGGCGCTCGCCACCTTCTACAAGGTCGCGCCGGACCACGTCATCGCGATCCACGACGAGCTCGACATCGCCTTCGGGACGCTGCGCGTCAAGCTCGGCGGCGGAGACAACGGCCACAACGGGCTGAAGTCGATGCGCTCCTCGCTCGGCACGGGCGACTTCTACCGCGTCCGCGCCGGCATCGGCCGCCCGCCCGGGCGCCAGGACGTGGCCGACTTCGTGCTGTCGAACTACTCGACCGTCGAGCGCAAGGAGCTGCCGTTCCAGGTCGGCGACGCCGCCGACGCAGTCGAGTCCCTGATCACCGAGGGCCTCGAGAAGACGCAGCAGCGCTTCAACTCCTGA
- the glmU gene encoding bifunctional UDP-N-acetylglucosamine diphosphorylase/glucosamine-1-phosphate N-acetyltransferase GlmU, whose amino-acid sequence MDNLTVIVLAAGGGTRMKSKTMKVLHPIAGRSMIGHVLRAVQAVEPTSVVAVVGHQREQVGPHITGLLPGAVLAVQETQQGTGHAVRVAMEACGATTGTVIVAAGDTPLLEGESLKAFAEEHEAAQRAVSILSGRVARPFGYGRVVRNEEGDVEAVVEEKDATPEQREIDEINSGILAFDAEFLVSALPRITNDNAKGEYYLTDAVGLAREDGLTVGAHLIEDVAQTEGANDRAQLAELGKELNRRIVTRWMKDGVTVMDPATTWIEADVVLEPDATILPGTQLLGATVVREDAVVGPDTTLKDCEVGAGARVVRTHAELAVIGDRASVGPFAYLRPGTQLGVAGKIGTFVETKNSQIGEGAKVPHLSYVGDAEIGEGSNIGAGTIFANYDGVAKHRTVIGRFVKTGSNNTFVAPVAVGDGAGTAGGTVVRRSVPAGALAVSSSAQRNLEGWTESRRAGTAQAEAARTAREQQETTEG is encoded by the coding sequence ATGGACAACCTCACCGTCATCGTGCTCGCCGCCGGCGGCGGCACCCGCATGAAGTCGAAGACCATGAAGGTGCTGCACCCCATCGCCGGGCGCTCCATGATCGGCCACGTCCTGCGGGCCGTGCAGGCGGTCGAGCCGACCAGCGTCGTCGCGGTCGTCGGCCACCAGCGCGAGCAGGTCGGTCCGCACATCACCGGGCTGCTGCCCGGCGCGGTGCTAGCGGTGCAGGAGACGCAGCAGGGCACCGGGCACGCCGTACGCGTCGCGATGGAGGCCTGCGGTGCGACCACCGGCACCGTCATCGTCGCCGCCGGCGACACCCCGCTGCTGGAGGGCGAGTCGTTGAAGGCCTTCGCCGAGGAGCACGAGGCCGCCCAGCGCGCGGTGAGCATCCTCAGCGGTCGGGTGGCGCGCCCGTTCGGCTACGGCCGGGTCGTCCGCAACGAGGAGGGCGACGTCGAGGCGGTCGTGGAGGAGAAGGACGCCACGCCCGAGCAGCGCGAGATCGACGAGATCAACTCCGGGATCCTCGCCTTCGACGCGGAGTTCCTGGTCTCCGCGCTGCCGCGGATCACCAACGACAACGCCAAGGGCGAGTACTACCTCACCGACGCCGTGGGCCTGGCCCGCGAGGACGGCCTCACCGTCGGCGCGCACCTCATCGAGGACGTCGCCCAGACCGAGGGGGCCAACGACCGCGCCCAGCTCGCCGAGCTCGGCAAGGAGCTCAACCGCCGCATCGTGACGCGCTGGATGAAGGACGGCGTCACCGTCATGGACCCGGCCACGACGTGGATCGAGGCCGACGTGGTCCTCGAGCCCGACGCCACGATCCTGCCCGGCACCCAGCTCCTCGGCGCGACCGTCGTGCGCGAGGACGCCGTGGTCGGTCCCGACACGACCCTGAAGGACTGCGAGGTCGGCGCCGGCGCCCGCGTCGTACGCACCCACGCCGAGCTCGCCGTCATCGGCGACCGCGCCAGCGTGGGGCCCTTCGCCTACCTCCGCCCCGGCACGCAGCTCGGGGTGGCGGGCAAGATCGGCACCTTCGTGGAGACCAAGAACTCCCAGATCGGCGAAGGCGCCAAGGTGCCGCACCTGTCCTACGTCGGCGACGCCGAGATCGGCGAGGGCTCCAACATCGGCGCCGGCACGATCTTCGCCAACTACGACGGGGTGGCCAAGCACCGCACCGTCATCGGCCGGTTCGTCAAGACCGGCTCCAACAACACCTTCGTCGCGCCGGTCGCCGTCGGCGACGGGGCCGGCACGGCCGGCGGGACCGTCGTACGCCGCAGCGTGCCTGCCGGCGCCCTGGCGGTCAGCAGCTCCGCGCAGCGCAACCTCGAGGGCTGGACGGAGTCCCGCCGGGCCGGGACCGCGCAGGCCGAGGCGGCGCGAACGGCGCGTGAACAGCAGGAGACGACCGAGGGGTGA
- a CDS encoding NAD(P)/FAD-dependent oxidoreductase: MDITTVLVIGSGFGGQVTAINLLRRGITDVRILERRDFMGGTWCQNSYPGAAVDVPSPLYSIASEPYPWTRMYAEQAELRAYTEHVIDKHRLRERTVLGAEVVSAEWDGEAWCVRTADGTVHRARFVVNASGPLSTPVVPPFPGLDDFAGHTFHTNGWNHDVDLAGTRVAVVGSGASAAQVIPAIQPEVGELHVFQRSPHWVLPRPDRVFTPLQRRLLRLRPFQRALRTAIYWKLETRVIGFKHSRRLLKRLAQREALRHIEAQVPDPELRAKVTPGYTIGCKRIILSDTLYPALGAANTTLHDRTDGIDRFDETGIVTATGEHLDLDVVVFSTGYDATDGLIPYDVRGRDGVRLGDVWHEFPRAYLGTTVPGFPNFFVVTGPNTGIGHTSAIFVIESQMEYLLRAIGAVVDVGAASIEVLPEAEDAYTTHIHREMEKTVWHDGGCTSWYRSRSGRVIAMFPGFSFSFRRLARRFRPEHHVISHVTSHVTPDRSTA; this comes from the coding sequence GTGGACATCACGACGGTGCTCGTCATCGGCAGCGGGTTCGGTGGTCAGGTCACCGCGATCAACCTGCTGCGCCGCGGCATCACCGACGTCCGCATCCTCGAGCGCCGCGACTTCATGGGCGGCACCTGGTGCCAGAACTCCTACCCCGGCGCCGCCGTCGACGTGCCCTCGCCGCTCTACTCCATCGCCTCCGAGCCCTACCCCTGGACCCGGATGTACGCCGAGCAGGCCGAGCTGCGCGCCTACACCGAGCACGTCATCGACAAGCACCGCCTCCGTGAGCGCACCGTCCTCGGCGCCGAGGTCGTCTCGGCGGAGTGGGACGGCGAGGCGTGGTGCGTGCGCACCGCCGACGGCACGGTCCACCGCGCGCGCTTCGTCGTCAACGCCTCCGGCCCGCTGAGCACCCCGGTCGTGCCGCCGTTCCCCGGCCTCGACGACTTCGCGGGCCACACCTTCCACACCAACGGCTGGAACCACGACGTGGACCTGGCCGGCACGCGGGTCGCGGTCGTCGGGTCGGGCGCGAGCGCCGCCCAGGTCATCCCCGCGATCCAGCCCGAGGTGGGCGAGCTCCACGTCTTCCAGCGCAGCCCCCACTGGGTGCTCCCCCGGCCGGACCGCGTCTTCACCCCGCTCCAGCGGCGGCTGCTGCGGCTGCGCCCCTTCCAGCGGGCGCTGCGCACCGCGATCTACTGGAAGCTCGAGACCCGGGTCATCGGGTTCAAGCACAGCCGCCGGCTGCTCAAGCGCCTGGCGCAGCGCGAGGCCCTGCGCCACATCGAGGCCCAGGTGCCGGACCCGGAGCTGCGCGCCAAGGTCACGCCCGGCTACACGATCGGCTGCAAGCGCATCATCCTGTCGGACACCCTCTACCCCGCGCTGGGCGCGGCCAACACCACGCTCCACGACCGCACCGACGGCATCGACCGCTTCGACGAGACGGGCATCGTCACCGCCACGGGCGAGCACCTCGACCTCGACGTGGTCGTCTTCTCCACCGGCTACGACGCCACCGACGGGCTGATCCCCTACGACGTGCGCGGGCGCGACGGCGTACGGCTGGGGGACGTGTGGCACGAGTTCCCCCGCGCCTACCTCGGCACGACCGTGCCCGGCTTCCCCAACTTCTTCGTCGTCACCGGGCCCAACACCGGCATCGGGCACACCAGCGCGATCTTCGTCATCGAGTCGCAGATGGAGTACCTCCTGCGTGCGATCGGCGCGGTGGTCGACGTCGGGGCCGCGAGCATCGAGGTGCTGCCCGAGGCCGAGGACGCCTACACCACGCACATCCACCGCGAGATGGAGAAGACCGTGTGGCACGACGGCGGGTGCACCTCGTGGTACCGGTCGCGCTCGGGCAGGGTGATCGCGATGTTCCCGGGATTCTCCTTCTCCTTCCGCCGCCTCGCGCGGCGCTTCCGACCCGAGCACCACGTCATCAGCCACGTCACCAGCCACGTCACTCCCGACAGGAGCACTGCATGA